A single genomic interval of Chryseobacterium paludis harbors:
- a CDS encoding SDR family oxidoreductase, producing MKIVIIGGTGLIGSQVANMLKNEHEVIAASPNTGVNTITGEGLEEAIKNANVVIDVSNSPSFDDGPVMDFFKTSNQNLLPAEKRAGVQHHIALSVVGTDKLQDSGYFRAKQIQENLIKESGIPFTIVHATQFFEFAGGIVAMSTSEGKVKLSDAFIQPIASADVATFLVKVAVEIPANKILEIGGPEQFRIDEWIKQYLSSTEKTLEIETNSNAPYSGVVLERKTLIPQNPVYIGTNEYKNWIAKPENKR from the coding sequence ATGAAAATTGTAATTATTGGAGGTACCGGACTTATCGGTAGCCAAGTGGCAAACATGTTGAAAAATGAACACGAAGTAATTGCTGCCTCACCTAATACAGGAGTAAACACGATCACGGGAGAAGGTCTTGAAGAAGCCATTAAAAACGCGAATGTTGTCATTGATGTTTCTAACTCACCATCATTCGATGATGGTCCTGTAATGGATTTCTTTAAAACATCAAATCAAAATCTACTGCCTGCGGAAAAGAGGGCAGGGGTACAACATCACATTGCCTTGTCAGTTGTCGGAACGGATAAATTACAGGATAGCGGATATTTTCGTGCCAAGCAGATCCAGGAAAATTTAATCAAAGAATCTGGTATACCCTTTACTATTGTACATGCCACACAATTTTTTGAGTTTGCAGGCGGTATTGTTGCAATGAGCACATCCGAAGGAAAAGTTAAACTTTCGGATGCATTTATTCAACCCATTGCAAGTGCTGATGTTGCAACATTTCTTGTAAAAGTAGCAGTAGAAATCCCAGCAAATAAGATTCTGGAAATTGGCGGCCCCGAACAGTTCAGAATTGATGAGTGGATAAAGCAGTATCTCTCATCAACAGAAAAGACTTTGGAGATTGAAACTAATAGTAATGCGCCATATTCAGGTGTTGTACTCGAAAGGAAAACACTTATTCCTCAGAATCCTGTGTATATAGGAACTAATGAATACAAAAATTGGATAGCTAAGCCCGAAAACAAACGTTGA
- a CDS encoding bestrophin family protein, with amino-acid sequence MYIGKSYNLFEFVIWTKGKIYMLLLLSAIPVILYDVLEIKWIAIPWSVIAMLGTATAFILGFKNNLSYKRSLDAQDVWTSILSNSRAWGLVSRDYLNSEISKDLIYRHIAWVTALRYGMRTLKTWESTNETNNVAYRKLFKIPEQETNLEEELAKYLIASELQAVLKSKNISTHILSLQSKTLKSLYDKQEITVLQFVDMEKSIKDFYNLQGKSEQIKNSPFPGQYNTINNLLVRSFTFLLPYGMLNDFDKLNEGMAGFMKGNMIWLIIPFSFLISWLYFSIVQVGENTENPFEGGANDVPISQISFQLEIELRQMIGEINLPEFSMPQNNIIL; translated from the coding sequence ATGTATATTGGCAAATCATACAACCTTTTTGAATTTGTGATATGGACTAAAGGGAAAATATATATGTTGCTCCTCTTAAGTGCTATCCCTGTCATCTTATATGATGTACTCGAAATAAAATGGATAGCAATTCCCTGGTCAGTTATCGCAATGTTAGGGACAGCTACAGCGTTTATTTTAGGGTTTAAAAATAACTTAAGCTATAAACGTTCTCTAGATGCTCAAGACGTTTGGACATCAATTTTATCAAATAGTAGGGCTTGGGGGTTAGTAAGCAGAGATTATTTAAATAGTGAGATTTCAAAAGACCTTATTTATAGGCATATAGCTTGGGTTACTGCTTTACGTTATGGAATGAGAACACTCAAAACATGGGAGTCAACAAATGAAACAAATAATGTAGCATATCGTAAATTATTTAAGATTCCTGAACAAGAAACAAACCTTGAGGAGGAATTGGCAAAATATCTTATAGCCAGTGAGTTGCAAGCCGTTTTAAAATCTAAAAACATTTCAACCCATATTTTAAGTTTACAAAGTAAAACTTTGAAATCTCTTTATGACAAACAAGAAATTACAGTTTTACAATTTGTTGATATGGAAAAATCAATAAAAGACTTTTATAATTTACAAGGAAAAAGTGAACAGATAAAGAATTCACCATTTCCAGGCCAGTATAATACTATTAATAATTTGTTAGTCCGGTCTTTTACATTTTTGTTGCCTTATGGAATGTTGAATGACTTTGATAAGCTCAATGAAGGTATGGCTGGATTTATGAAGGGAAATATGATTTGGCTAATTATTCCTTTCAGCTTTTTAATTTCATGGCTATACTTTTCTATAGTTCAAGTGGGGGAAAATACTGAAAATCCATTTGAAGGAGGTGCGAATGATGTTCCAATATCTCAAATTAGTTTCCAATTAGAAATCGAATTAAGGCAAATGATCGGAGAAATTAATTTACCAGAATTTAGCATGCCTCAAAACAACATTATTTTATAA
- a CDS encoding transposase → MNSNFRNIHIGKFIHLRVKESNIDLLRICNFMKCTDEEINEMYIQENLPTNILLRWSKLLEYDFFRLYSQHLILYAPPSAPIKEQDSSKLPRFRKSIYTQEIIDFILELIQKQEKTKRQITNEYGIPYTTLCKWIAKHNK, encoded by the coding sequence ATGAATTCAAATTTCAGGAATATTCATATTGGGAAATTCATCCACCTTCGGGTTAAAGAAAGCAATATTGACTTATTACGTATCTGCAACTTCATGAAATGTACAGATGAAGAAATCAATGAAATGTACATACAGGAAAACCTACCCACCAATATTTTATTGAGATGGAGTAAATTGCTTGAATATGATTTCTTCAGACTATATTCTCAGCATTTGATACTCTACGCCCCTCCTTCAGCCCCAATAAAAGAGCAGGATTCTTCAAAGCTGCCTCGTTTCAGGAAGAGTATCTATACTCAGGAGATAATAGATTTCATTTTGGAGCTGATACAGAAACAAGAAAAAACCAAACGTCAAATTACGAATGAGTATGGGATACCTTATACCACTCTATGTAAATGGATAGCAAAACATAATAAATGA
- a CDS encoding helix-turn-helix domain-containing protein: protein MNSSQMRAYQSILFLIILHLFTLGKSQKISEEQLKDELHDIQHKIGSTSIVSNTIKQLEKSYRTAKENKYNVAFSIGTELIRTYSTLDNSEKVIEVATDLENHINEDSSPQEVSNMYKMKAGSLGDLGFLEDSHKAYQLSKRYLAKIKDNDVRHYYSSLFYSNYSGYFDQSKKQPDSVRLYLIKGLSEAEKISEKKSSISLKKKYDLILSIQANLTLYYLWIIQPTEPRTAETYLLKSLKIAENREISSLNKMNLYRTAGDFYFDQKDNDKAIHYAQKGLELEQKISSPSSREIFYEIMTEAYLAKNNTLEGKKYNQLLTKLRDSIKIAEKHSVNKVTTAIKKEKEKEKSSSLRNYLYVFFIIIMLGCGGVWYYWKSRNKVLQQRFQELITKIKHESENQKNEMEKDGEKAVKAPKTIAEETVNQLLTKISKFEKTEKYLKSDITIASMASNFGTNTKYLSEVIKSYKDKNFNHYINSLRIEYITRKLYEDAVYRKYKITSLAELCGYANHRVFQTAFKKETGLTPSDFINNLKKKTELEIL, encoded by the coding sequence TTGAATTCCAGTCAAATGAGAGCTTACCAATCCATTTTATTCCTTATCATCCTACATCTATTCACCTTAGGAAAAAGCCAGAAAATATCCGAAGAACAATTAAAGGACGAATTACACGACATACAACACAAGATTGGCAGTACAAGTATCGTAAGCAATACCATAAAACAACTGGAAAAAAGCTACAGAACTGCAAAGGAAAATAAATACAATGTTGCATTCTCCATTGGTACTGAACTGATACGAACATATTCAACATTGGATAATTCGGAGAAAGTTATTGAGGTTGCAACAGACCTGGAAAACCACATCAATGAAGATTCATCGCCACAGGAAGTGTCCAATATGTACAAGATGAAAGCAGGTTCATTGGGGGATTTGGGGTTTCTGGAAGATTCCCACAAAGCTTATCAGCTTTCAAAAAGATATTTGGCAAAAATCAAGGACAATGATGTGCGTCATTATTACAGCAGCTTATTTTATTCTAACTATTCCGGTTATTTTGATCAAAGCAAAAAACAACCTGATTCCGTACGCCTATATCTCATAAAAGGCTTAAGCGAAGCAGAAAAAATATCTGAAAAAAAATCAAGTATATCACTAAAAAAGAAATATGATTTGATTCTTTCCATACAGGCAAACCTGACATTGTATTATTTATGGATCATTCAGCCCACCGAACCAAGGACAGCAGAGACATATCTTTTAAAATCATTGAAGATTGCAGAAAATAGGGAAATAAGTTCACTCAATAAAATGAACCTATACAGAACGGCTGGTGATTTTTACTTTGACCAAAAAGATAACGACAAGGCCATACACTATGCTCAGAAAGGCTTAGAACTTGAGCAAAAAATTTCATCCCCTTCCAGTCGGGAAATTTTCTACGAAATCATGACGGAGGCCTATTTGGCTAAAAATAATACTCTTGAGGGAAAAAAATACAATCAACTTCTTACAAAGCTCAGGGACAGTATTAAAATTGCAGAAAAACATTCGGTGAATAAAGTTACCACAGCAATTAAAAAAGAAAAGGAAAAGGAAAAAAGCAGCAGCCTTAGAAACTACTTATATGTGTTCTTCATTATAATAATGCTGGGATGTGGTGGTGTTTGGTACTATTGGAAAAGCAGGAATAAAGTCTTACAACAGAGATTTCAGGAACTCATTACCAAAATAAAGCATGAGTCAGAAAACCAAAAGAATGAAATGGAGAAGGATGGAGAAAAAGCAGTAAAAGCTCCGAAAACAATTGCTGAGGAAACGGTCAATCAACTATTGACTAAGATATCCAAATTTGAAAAAACAGAGAAATACCTGAAAAGTGATATTACAATAGCCAGTATGGCAAGTAATTTTGGCACCAATACAAAATATCTTTCAGAAGTCATAAAATCCTATAAGGACAAGAACTTCAATCATTACATCAACAGCCTTAGAATTGAATACATTACCAGGAAACTGTATGAGGATGCAGTATACAGAAAATATAAGATTACTTCTTTGGCAGAGTTATGTGGCTATGCCAATCATAGGGTCTTTCAGACAGCTTTTAAAAAAGAAACAGGTCTAACTCCCTCAGATTTTATTAACAATCTGAAAAAGAAGACTGAACTGGAAATACTGTAA
- a CDS encoding T9SS type A sorting domain-containing protein: MKKTVFTLFFIMFLQLAFAQVSFAGDPQYGQLRNFVYDKNVPNRIYATTYVDKHIVVSNDNGTHWEILYTLPYPAYTADIKEMHLTNNGTAVSFIQHFGLGSPLNKIIVLNLQTLNVVKEFNFPSNQSIEAITNYSIYDNGNMTTATMLTNGGSNKFFYTTNGGTTWTKIYDGQDHEDVLLNDAVMDPQNPQTLYIVRNGGPGNIDGGLLKSTNAGATWTETLNGLILQSIAIDPENTNILYAGSGILWSYLNQHQAVYKSTDGGTTWNEQTGITWSTSTQGLRNVPKIQINPNNTNHVIVMGDDRIAVTTNAGSTWTTTFHNGLIDGHSYFYGIDAAFNPNNLNHVLISNNRYAKFSTDKGITLTSIANPFFMGMGKINLIDDNGTDKLIYGVQYGYTVKNLVNNQETPINVYPLSEFPVGQQIPLMYADKKKPGRTYSYEESFGMGNNVKVSDDYGATSTSIYNTFDTGFTAAETDPTNQNIAWIATFNGVNASLIRSDFTNINNVINDVITLPYDGDYIFGIKVNQSNSNEVLVTVGNRLFKTTNGGTTWTEITVGLQDLILPNISLSLVQNPLNANQYTMAASNGIYTSLDGGNTWSRIYNEMVHKVEHSTKQNGQIIGIGNSYLATLPKVIYTNNNGTNWQVRTASNYFNTVVIDGTMRFVSPTTAEVYLMTNSLGILKDVIDFSTLGTSNPVIVKDDISIYPNPAQDVINIKLVKNTSKLKVTIYNTTGQLVSTSENKTSIDISGLTKGVYLLKVDQKNATTIIKKFIKN, translated from the coding sequence ATGAAGAAAACTGTATTTACTTTATTTTTTATTATGTTTCTGCAGCTTGCTTTCGCGCAAGTGAGCTTTGCTGGAGACCCGCAATATGGACAGCTGCGAAATTTTGTTTATGACAAAAATGTTCCCAACAGAATCTATGCAACTACTTATGTTGATAAACACATTGTGGTTTCCAACGACAATGGCACACATTGGGAAATACTATACACTCTTCCTTATCCCGCTTATACTGCGGATATAAAAGAGATGCATCTTACCAACAATGGCACTGCTGTAAGTTTTATTCAGCATTTTGGCCTAGGCAGTCCATTAAACAAAATTATTGTACTGAATCTGCAAACATTAAATGTTGTAAAAGAATTTAATTTTCCTTCAAATCAGTCTATAGAAGCTATCACCAACTATTCTATTTATGATAATGGAAACATGACTACTGCCACAATGCTTACTAATGGTGGTAGTAATAAATTTTTTTATACAACAAACGGTGGTACGACATGGACGAAAATTTATGATGGGCAGGATCATGAAGATGTACTTTTAAATGATGCTGTCATGGATCCTCAGAATCCTCAAACATTATACATTGTGCGTAATGGAGGTCCTGGAAATATTGACGGTGGCTTACTCAAATCCACTAACGCTGGAGCTACGTGGACAGAAACATTAAACGGTCTTATTTTACAGTCAATAGCAATTGATCCTGAAAACACCAATATTCTTTATGCCGGAAGTGGTATTCTTTGGTCATATCTTAACCAACATCAGGCTGTCTATAAATCAACAGATGGAGGAACTACGTGGAATGAACAAACAGGAATTACCTGGTCAACAAGTACACAGGGATTAAGAAATGTTCCTAAAATTCAGATAAATCCCAATAACACCAACCATGTTATTGTAATGGGTGATGATAGAATTGCCGTAACCACCAATGCTGGGAGTACGTGGACTACAACTTTTCATAATGGTTTGATAGATGGTCATTCCTATTTCTACGGGATAGATGCAGCCTTTAATCCTAATAACTTAAACCATGTTTTAATTTCAAATAATCGTTATGCAAAATTCTCAACAGATAAAGGAATAACACTTACCTCTATTGCAAACCCGTTTTTTATGGGGATGGGTAAAATAAATCTTATAGATGATAATGGTACAGACAAATTGATATATGGAGTGCAATATGGTTATACAGTCAAAAACCTAGTCAATAATCAAGAAACTCCTATTAATGTTTATCCTCTTAGCGAGTTTCCGGTGGGTCAGCAAATTCCGCTTATGTATGCAGATAAAAAAAAACCGGGAAGAACTTACAGTTATGAAGAATCTTTTGGGATGGGAAATAATGTTAAGGTAAGTGATGATTATGGTGCAACATCAACGTCAATTTATAATACTTTTGACACTGGTTTTACTGCTGCCGAAACAGATCCTACCAACCAAAACATAGCATGGATTGCCACTTTTAATGGGGTAAATGCAAGCCTGATCAGGTCTGATTTCACCAATATCAATAATGTAATAAACGATGTCATAACCCTGCCTTATGATGGTGATTATATTTTTGGAATCAAAGTAAATCAGAGTAATTCTAATGAAGTATTAGTAACTGTTGGAAACAGATTATTTAAAACAACAAACGGAGGAACAACATGGACGGAAATCACAGTCGGCTTGCAAGATTTAATCCTTCCAAACATCTCGTTAAGTTTAGTTCAAAACCCATTGAATGCAAACCAATATACAATGGCAGCATCAAACGGAATATATACTTCTTTAGATGGAGGAAATACATGGTCTAGAATTTATAACGAAATGGTTCATAAAGTTGAACATTCCACAAAACAAAACGGACAAATTATAGGTATTGGAAATTCATATTTAGCTACGCTTCCAAAAGTGATTTACACGAATAATAACGGAACAAACTGGCAGGTAAGAACGGCATCCAACTATTTTAACACAGTAGTTATCGATGGTACAATGCGTTTTGTAAGCCCTACTACAGCAGAAGTCTATTTGATGACAAATTCATTAGGCATCCTGAAAGACGTTATAGACTTCTCAACGTTAGGAACTTCAAATCCTGTTATCGTAAAAGATGATATCAGTATTTATCCCAATCCTGCTCAGGATGTGATCAATATCAAATTAGTTAAAAATACATCTAAACTTAAAGTAACGATTTACAACACAACAGGGCAGCTAGTTTCAACATCAGAAAATAAAACTAGCATTGACATTTCCGGTCTTACAAAAGGGGTCTATCTTCTGAAGGTGGATCAGAAAAATGCAACTACTATAATTAAAAAATTTATCAAAAATTAA
- a CDS encoding tetratricopeptide repeat protein, translating into MMKHLILLFLFILSSVTITAQKINSTEYCNNLIKNGIDALYKKNHSTSLETFAEAKKIAEQNKLYEQQFIATNCIGLNYYQMYDYSTALDYYLEAYSIAIKHLKSDREMTVLNNVALVYLQQGKYKESEKHQKRAYELAVANKDYIGIGIYSANLADLYNITHQLDRALEYVKISRTALSIENNPRITIDLSIVEAKNFLERKEYNKVLTILEPLLNTLRSKESMDHRILILLILSQAYQGQNQNEKALYYIKKSQQENLNYSNNKDIYNQFSSLYFSMGDHTRALQYKDSVIIVKDSLSAIKNQAMYQNSEIKLKLQDSEKELKSEKRLKFYIAGFCILILGLLSLLFRTLYLKNRQKRTIAERNEQIISLELKNKETDNLLLEKQIKEKETETLLEKEKLRNELENRNRKLAANAIHIAQRNDKIEQYILQLKRNPEMIKNDQLSQQLDQLKLILTKEENNDDFLSHFEKINSKFISNLKEKHPDLTLNDIRYISYIYMNLSTKEISSIFNITIEACRKRKERVSKRLNLQNSNDLYSYISNV; encoded by the coding sequence ATGATGAAACATCTTATTTTGTTATTCTTGTTTATTCTATCATCAGTTACTATTACTGCTCAAAAAATTAACTCCACAGAATATTGTAACAATTTAATCAAAAACGGGATTGATGCATTGTACAAAAAAAATCACAGCACTTCATTAGAAACATTTGCAGAAGCAAAAAAAATTGCAGAACAAAATAAACTATATGAGCAGCAATTTATTGCGACCAACTGTATCGGGCTCAATTATTATCAGATGTATGATTACAGCACAGCACTCGATTATTATTTGGAGGCCTACTCTATCGCTATTAAACATTTGAAAAGTGACCGCGAAATGACGGTATTAAATAATGTAGCACTCGTCTATTTACAACAGGGAAAATATAAAGAGTCTGAAAAGCACCAAAAAAGAGCTTATGAGTTAGCAGTTGCCAATAAGGACTATATCGGGATCGGGATATACTCTGCCAACTTAGCTGATCTTTATAATATCACCCATCAATTAGACCGTGCTTTAGAGTATGTAAAAATTTCCAGAACCGCTTTATCTATAGAAAATAATCCGAGAATTACCATTGATCTATCTATTGTAGAAGCCAAGAATTTCCTTGAAAGAAAAGAATATAATAAAGTTCTAACTATTCTTGAACCTTTACTAAACACACTAAGAAGTAAAGAATCCATGGATCATAGAATTTTAATATTACTGATTCTTTCTCAGGCATATCAAGGCCAGAACCAAAACGAAAAAGCGCTCTACTATATAAAAAAATCCCAGCAAGAGAATCTGAATTACAGCAATAATAAAGACATTTACAATCAGTTTTCAAGCCTTTACTTCAGCATGGGAGATCATACCAGGGCTTTACAATATAAAGATTCGGTAATTATTGTTAAAGATTCCCTTAGTGCCATTAAAAATCAGGCAATGTATCAAAACAGCGAAATCAAACTAAAACTTCAGGATTCAGAAAAAGAACTTAAAAGTGAAAAAAGATTAAAATTTTACATCGCAGGATTCTGCATCTTGATTCTCGGATTACTAAGCTTATTATTCAGAACTCTTTATTTAAAGAACAGACAAAAAAGAACTATTGCTGAAAGAAACGAGCAGATTATTTCCTTAGAATTAAAAAATAAAGAAACCGACAATCTCTTATTAGAAAAACAAATCAAGGAAAAAGAGACCGAAACTCTTTTAGAAAAAGAAAAGCTCAGAAACGAATTGGAAAACAGAAACAGAAAATTAGCTGCCAATGCTATCCATATCGCACAGAGAAATGATAAAATAGAACAATACATTCTTCAATTAAAAAGAAACCCTGAAATGATCAAAAATGATCAGCTCTCTCAACAATTGGATCAATTGAAATTAATACTCACTAAAGAGGAAAATAACGACGACTTTTTATCTCATTTTGAAAAAATCAACAGCAAGTTCATTAGTAACCTTAAAGAGAAACATCCTGATCTTACACTGAATGACATTCGATACATCAGTTATATCTACATGAATCTTTCTACTAAAGAAATTTCATCAATATTTAATATTACCATTGAAGCATGTAGAAAAAGAAAAGAAAGGGTTTCAAAAAGATTAAACCTTCAAAATTCAAATGACTTATATAGCTATATATCAAATGTTTAA
- the pelA gene encoding pectate lyase — MKTKLYILALVLTGFNGFSQVKDTLAEKILIYQLPIGGWGKQLDDKSVVNYNLPIDEVLLKRIKKTGNDHATIDNNATSKEINALIKAFKITKNPDYLKSAEKGIKYLLLMQYKNGGFPQYYPNTGLYRKQITYNDNAMINALMVLYNVAAGKNDFDVIVDYHIKQQSKIAVQKGIECILKTQVLQKGILSIWADQYNEITLQPDKARAFEPISLATGESVGIVRFLMMQPITPEIEKSIRSAIKWFQENKLNGYSYNVAKQNGKAVRILAEDKSSVIWARFYDINNNKPLFGDRDGSVKYNYNEVSEERRNGYSWFGDAPAKLIDKEYSKWIGENNLPE, encoded by the coding sequence ATGAAAACGAAACTGTATATTTTAGCGTTAGTTTTGACTGGTTTTAATGGTTTTAGTCAGGTGAAAGATACTTTAGCCGAGAAAATATTGATTTATCAGCTTCCAATAGGTGGCTGGGGAAAGCAACTTGATGATAAATCAGTTGTTAATTATAATTTACCGATTGATGAGGTACTTTTAAAGAGAATAAAAAAGACCGGAAATGATCATGCTACAATAGATAATAATGCGACTTCAAAAGAAATTAATGCATTAATAAAAGCTTTTAAAATCACAAAGAATCCCGATTATCTTAAGTCTGCAGAAAAAGGGATAAAGTACCTCCTATTAATGCAGTATAAAAACGGAGGCTTTCCACAATATTATCCAAATACGGGACTTTATAGAAAGCAAATTACTTATAATGACAACGCTATGATTAATGCTTTAATGGTTTTGTATAATGTGGCAGCGGGTAAAAATGATTTTGATGTTATTGTTGATTATCATATAAAACAACAATCAAAAATTGCTGTTCAAAAAGGTATTGAATGTATTTTAAAAACCCAGGTTTTGCAGAAAGGTATTCTTTCTATTTGGGCTGATCAATACAATGAAATAACCTTGCAACCTGATAAAGCAAGAGCTTTTGAACCTATTTCTTTAGCAACAGGAGAGTCGGTTGGAATCGTAAGGTTTTTAATGATGCAGCCCATTACTCCCGAGATTGAAAAGTCGATACGGTCAGCAATAAAATGGTTTCAAGAGAATAAATTAAATGGCTACAGCTACAACGTAGCAAAACAAAACGGTAAAGCAGTAAGAATTTTGGCTGAAGATAAAAGTTCTGTGATCTGGGCAAGATTTTATGATATTAATAATAACAAACCTCTTTTTGGTGACCGGGACGGAAGTGTAAAATACAATTATAATGAGGTTTCAGAGGAAAGGAGAAATGGCTATAGCTGGTTTGGTGATGCACCTGCAAAACTGATAGATAAAGAATATTCTAAATGGATTGGCGAAAACAACCTGCCAGAATAA
- a CDS encoding pectate lyase family protein, protein MKTKIKATLFAVALSSAFTLTGCGQEDIKTELSGNPNELNLKNAIMLNAVVPLASCVAPGWASQNGGTAGGGTAAETTVTTYAQLKAAIENTAVKVIKVTGTITITTRLSFQDQTGKTIYGASGAKLVSTDQTKDGSGIINIKRCNNIVIRNLIFEGPGAYDTDGWDNAILDDCRNVWIDHCEFRDGVDGNFDIKNKSDFVTVSYTKFHYLKAPKPGGSGGTDDHRFSNLIGSSDGATADAGKLNVTFVRCWWAPGCRERMPRVRFGKIHIVNSYFNSSSSNKCIAAGVQANILVDKNVFENVKEPINLMSGYTAVTATGNTFTNVTGNTSGSGTAFTPPYSISTLSVSSVKSDVTANAGATLSGNVCNTL, encoded by the coding sequence ATGAAAACAAAAATCAAAGCCACCCTATTTGCGGTAGCTCTAAGCTCAGCTTTTACATTAACTGGTTGCGGTCAGGAAGACATCAAGACCGAGTTATCAGGAAACCCTAACGAACTCAATCTTAAAAATGCAATTATGCTAAATGCTGTTGTCCCATTAGCCAGTTGTGTTGCTCCTGGATGGGCTTCTCAAAACGGAGGAACAGCAGGTGGAGGAACTGCTGCTGAAACTACAGTAACAACCTATGCACAATTAAAAGCAGCTATTGAAAACACAGCTGTAAAAGTTATTAAAGTCACAGGAACTATTACCATTACCACCCGGTTATCATTTCAGGATCAAACCGGAAAAACAATTTATGGCGCAAGCGGTGCAAAACTGGTTTCAACCGATCAGACAAAGGATGGATCTGGCATTATCAATATTAAAAGATGTAACAATATCGTTATCAGAAATTTGATTTTCGAAGGACCTGGAGCTTATGACACAGATGGTTGGGATAATGCTATTTTGGATGACTGCAGAAATGTTTGGATAGACCATTGTGAATTCAGAGATGGTGTTGACGGAAATTTTGACATTAAAAACAAATCAGATTTTGTCACTGTTTCTTACACGAAATTCCATTATTTAAAGGCTCCAAAACCAGGTGGTTCAGGAGGAACCGATGATCACAGATTTTCAAACCTTATCGGTTCAAGCGATGGAGCAACTGCTGATGCAGGAAAATTGAATGTGACCTTTGTTCGTTGCTGGTGGGCTCCGGGATGCAGAGAACGTATGCCGAGGGTAAGATTTGGTAAAATCCATATTGTCAACAGTTATTTTAACAGTTCATCGAGCAATAAATGCATTGCAGCTGGAGTTCAGGCAAATATCCTTGTCGACAAAAATGTTTTTGAAAACGTAAAAGAACCAATCAACCTGATGAGCGGGTATACAGCCGTTACAGCAACAGGAAATACATTTACAAATGTCACCGGAAATACTTCAGGAAGTGGAACAGCATTCACACCTCCGTATTCTATTTCAACTTTATCTGTTTCTTCAGTAAAATCTGATGTTACAGCAAACGCAGGAGCCACATTATCGGGGAATGTTTGTAATACATTATAA